A window of the Serratia sarumanii genome harbors these coding sequences:
- the pdxH gene encoding pyridoxamine 5'-phosphate oxidase gives MIEKSEFDVADLRREYTRGGLRRNDLTANPLELFERWLKQACDARLADPTAMCVATVDEHGQPYQRIVLLKHFDEQGLVFYTNLGSRKAQQLAHNPHISLLFPWHMLDRQVIFLGQAERLSTLEVLKYFNSRPKDSQIGAWVSQQSSRISARGVLESKFLELKQKFQQGEVPLPSFWGGFRVKFDSVEFWQGGAHRLHDRFLYQRDGNDWKIDRLAP, from the coding sequence ATGATTGAAAAGAGTGAGTTTGATGTTGCGGACCTGCGCCGTGAATACACCCGAGGCGGCCTGCGCCGCAACGATCTGACCGCCAACCCGCTCGAACTGTTCGAGCGTTGGTTGAAACAGGCCTGCGACGCGCGCCTGGCCGATCCCACCGCCATGTGCGTCGCGACCGTCGACGAACACGGCCAGCCTTATCAACGCATCGTGCTGCTGAAGCATTTCGATGAGCAGGGGCTGGTGTTCTACACCAACCTCGGCAGCCGCAAGGCGCAGCAGCTGGCGCACAACCCGCATATCAGCCTGCTGTTCCCCTGGCACATGCTCGATCGCCAGGTGATTTTCCTCGGCCAGGCGGAGCGCCTGTCGACCCTCGAAGTGCTGAAGTATTTCAACAGTCGGCCGAAAGACAGCCAGATCGGCGCCTGGGTGTCGCAGCAGTCGTCGCGCATTTCCGCGCGCGGCGTGCTGGAAAGCAAATTCCTTGAGCTGAAGCAGAAGTTCCAGCAGGGCGAGGTGCCGTTGCCGAGTTTCTGGGGCGGATTCCGCGTGAAATTTGACTCCGTCGAGTTCTGGCAGGGCGGCGCCCATCGCCTGCATGACCGTTTCCTGTATCAGCGGGACGGGAATGACTGGAAAATTGACCGACTGGCACCCTGA
- the tyrS gene encoding tyrosine--tRNA ligase — protein sequence MASSNLIKQLQERGLVAQVTDEEALAERLAQGPIALYCGFDPTADSLHLGHLVPLLCLKRFQLAGHKPVALVGGATGLIGDPSFKAAERKLNTTDTVNEWVEKIRKQVSPFLDFDCGSNSAIAANNYDWFGGMNVLTFLRDIGKHFSVNQMINKEAVKQRLNRDDSGISFTEFSYNLLQGYDFSELYNRHQVELQIGGSDQWGNITSGIDLTRRQHQKQVFGLTVPLITKADGTKFGKTEGGAVWLAPEKTSPYKFYQFWINTADADVYRFLKFFTFMSLEDINALEEEDKNSGKAPRAQYVLAEEVTGMVHGAEGLAAAKRITQSLFSGALHDMTEADFAQLAQDGMPTIKLERDADLQQALVNAELVPSRGQARTMIGSNAVTINGEKQSDAEYRFSDADRLFGRYTLLRRGKKHYCLVDWQ from the coding sequence ATGGCAAGCAGCAACTTGATTAAACAACTGCAAGAGCGGGGCCTCGTTGCCCAGGTTACGGATGAGGAAGCGTTAGCGGAGCGACTGGCGCAAGGGCCAATTGCACTGTATTGCGGTTTCGATCCGACCGCTGACAGCTTGCATTTGGGCCATCTGGTTCCTCTGTTGTGCCTGAAGCGCTTCCAGCTGGCCGGCCACAAGCCGGTAGCATTGGTGGGCGGCGCCACCGGCCTCATCGGCGATCCGAGCTTCAAAGCGGCGGAACGCAAGCTGAACACCACCGATACGGTGAACGAGTGGGTCGAGAAGATCCGCAAGCAGGTTTCCCCGTTCCTCGATTTCGACTGCGGTAGCAACAGCGCTATCGCGGCCAACAACTACGACTGGTTCGGCGGCATGAACGTGCTGACCTTCCTGCGTGACATCGGCAAGCACTTCTCCGTCAACCAGATGATCAACAAGGAAGCGGTCAAGCAGCGCCTGAATCGCGACGACTCCGGCATCTCCTTCACCGAGTTCTCTTATAACCTGCTGCAGGGCTACGATTTCTCCGAGCTGTATAACCGCCACCAGGTGGAGCTGCAGATCGGCGGTTCCGATCAGTGGGGCAACATCACCTCAGGCATCGATCTGACGCGTCGTCAGCACCAGAAGCAGGTGTTCGGCCTGACCGTGCCGTTGATCACCAAAGCAGACGGCACCAAGTTCGGTAAAACCGAAGGCGGCGCGGTCTGGCTGGCGCCGGAAAAAACCAGCCCGTACAAGTTCTACCAGTTCTGGATCAACACCGCCGACGCCGACGTTTACCGTTTCCTGAAGTTCTTCACCTTCATGAGCCTGGAAGACATCAACGCGCTGGAGGAAGAAGATAAGAACAGCGGCAAGGCGCCGCGCGCCCAGTACGTGCTGGCGGAAGAAGTGACCGGCATGGTGCACGGTGCGGAAGGCCTGGCGGCCGCCAAGCGCATCACTCAGAGCCTGTTCTCCGGCGCGCTGCACGACATGACCGAAGCGGACTTCGCCCAGCTGGCGCAGGACGGCATGCCGACCATTAAACTGGAGCGCGACGCCGACCTGCAGCAGGCGCTGGTGAATGCCGAACTGGTGCCGTCACGCGGCCAGGCGCGCACCATGATCGGCTCCAACGCGGTGACCATCAACGGCGAGAAACAATCGGATGCCGAATACCGCTTCAGCGATGCGGACCGTCTGTTCGGCCGCTACACGCTGCTGCGCCGCGGCAAGAAACACTACTGCCTGGTGGATTGGCAGTAA
- a CDS encoding DUF4214 domain-containing protein: MSLLSSQQDVAILFYATLGKKADSAALNFFARQLESGQYSRDQLAEKFIQSQDGHHRYDGLTTSQKIQYIYKNTTGADPAPAVLATLVAQANAGKTLGLITKDLIAGVKSYMGDAAAPVAQQQHLFDIIDTTLHPALSPYPANAEAAADIQALFYIVGSLAVAEGVNYWSQVLATGKADASYIAGRFVETRSALTTLSNEDFVKTVYKNTFGVDAGASELANYVTGLNNHTETRGDVIMRLIADIRNDTAHGAAKQAFLNATHVYAAGEMAATHYQESVALLFLQLGKKATLESTGLDSYSKFLAAGNSELDLLTILAKSSPFKDAADFARVYHELYYGPALSELQKQAILLKAGNNPLQATLNILHAFRNGEAPLEGGVSPSHEQLVNLEYKIGSELGYQIRGNVTMSNADGALNGSLNTGKQHTLSHAEISQLREITLNAEVGSAVDLSFAKSLQKVTLQGDFATNDAMLQSLRNLNITLILSEGNLLNAPEGINFTNVKNSTVVADRLDMTTAAAQINLAAGKHQLVWQGNATADSGNRVSSDFKATALNSDPETSYYSVSANFFTKVVHLTASAGGGYDAEITNNVNQFLYFNYVDLTHYRGTGEIYLNGQRVATEGNKVFDFGLFTQEATVSHPIYGNINSLKQGEMAQPNASQNTTGSAGGVITAYSGDLTLLNVSSGQFTLGGDLTAKSRIHISDTAQSDDSFKLFFTDAASHTVTNLNMGTFSFTSNHKETLEIRMGSNLDIVQNRTLTLSGGDNSISTLMLSGYMYTGDKPLVLNLTVAADFSDNLKTIIGSEFTDERRYYSDMKLYLVAEKGGTGGGAFYNTLNTLANKDDFAHVIAELAGDQLTVDRTGLTVYKADVKGNTTLDSAGALHFTDSKIDNMVTLNTGYANSVISVGETDNPWVFSKTGDKTATLYGSATTQAELQNAFSGLNATDNAQALFSQVLAKMTNGASANNLAEVGLLKLDKSLYVIVDNNHNQTFDADDVVFSIGNQDPYLAAVSLHYHSPAITVNGVAAENSLPEAFA; this comes from the coding sequence ATGAGTTTATTGTCGTCACAACAGGATGTGGCCATCCTTTTTTACGCCACGCTCGGTAAAAAAGCCGATAGCGCCGCCTTGAACTTCTTTGCCCGCCAGCTGGAATCGGGGCAGTACAGCAGAGATCAACTGGCAGAAAAATTCATCCAGTCTCAGGATGGACATCATCGCTACGATGGCCTGACAACATCGCAAAAAATTCAATACATCTATAAAAATACGACAGGCGCGGATCCAGCGCCCGCAGTGCTGGCCACGCTGGTCGCGCAAGCCAATGCAGGAAAAACGCTGGGGCTGATTACCAAGGATCTCATCGCCGGCGTGAAAAGCTATATGGGTGACGCTGCGGCACCGGTCGCACAGCAACAGCATCTGTTTGATATTATTGATACAACCTTACACCCCGCTTTGTCCCCCTATCCCGCCAACGCCGAAGCGGCAGCCGATATTCAAGCTCTGTTTTACATCGTAGGCAGCCTTGCGGTGGCGGAAGGCGTCAATTATTGGAGCCAGGTTCTGGCGACGGGAAAAGCCGACGCCAGCTATATCGCCGGCCGTTTCGTCGAGACGCGCAGCGCGTTGACCACGTTAAGTAATGAAGACTTCGTCAAAACCGTCTATAAAAATACGTTCGGCGTTGATGCAGGCGCAAGCGAGCTCGCCAATTACGTCACCGGGTTGAATAATCATACCGAAACGCGCGGCGACGTCATCATGCGTCTGATCGCCGATATTCGTAACGACACTGCCCATGGCGCAGCCAAACAGGCTTTTCTTAATGCTACCCATGTCTACGCTGCGGGTGAGATGGCTGCGACCCACTATCAGGAAAGCGTAGCGCTGCTCTTTCTGCAACTCGGGAAAAAGGCCACGCTGGAATCAACCGGGTTGGACAGTTACAGCAAATTCCTCGCCGCGGGAAATTCCGAGCTTGATCTGCTGACCATTCTGGCTAAATCCTCCCCCTTCAAAGATGCCGCAGACTTCGCCAGGGTTTATCACGAACTGTATTACGGCCCGGCGCTGAGCGAACTGCAAAAACAGGCAATTCTGCTCAAAGCCGGCAATAATCCGCTGCAGGCGACGCTGAATATTTTGCATGCGTTCCGCAACGGGGAAGCGCCGCTGGAGGGCGGAGTCAGCCCCAGTCACGAGCAACTCGTCAATCTCGAATACAAAATTGGCAGCGAGCTGGGGTATCAGATCCGTGGCAACGTCACGATGTCGAATGCCGACGGCGCCCTCAACGGCAGCCTGAATACCGGTAAGCAACATACGTTAAGTCATGCGGAAATCAGCCAACTGCGCGAGATCACTCTTAACGCGGAGGTCGGCTCCGCGGTCGATCTCAGCTTTGCCAAATCGTTGCAAAAAGTCACGCTGCAGGGCGATTTTGCCACCAATGACGCAATGCTACAGTCGCTGAGAAACCTGAATATCACTCTCATTCTTAGCGAGGGCAATCTGCTGAACGCCCCCGAAGGGATTAACTTTACCAACGTTAAGAACAGCACCGTCGTCGCCGACCGGCTCGATATGACGACGGCAGCCGCGCAAATCAATCTGGCCGCCGGGAAACATCAGCTTGTCTGGCAAGGCAATGCCACAGCCGACAGCGGCAATAGGGTCAGCAGTGATTTCAAAGCGACGGCGCTTAATAGCGATCCCGAGACATCTTACTACAGTGTCTCAGCCAATTTTTTCACCAAGGTCGTCCACCTGACGGCCAGCGCCGGCGGTGGCTATGATGCTGAAATCACAAATAACGTTAATCAGTTCCTGTACTTCAACTATGTAGATTTGACCCATTATCGCGGTACCGGAGAGATTTATCTTAACGGGCAGCGGGTCGCCACTGAAGGCAACAAGGTCTTTGACTTTGGGTTGTTCACGCAAGAAGCGACCGTCTCCCATCCGATTTACGGCAACATCAACTCGCTAAAACAAGGCGAAATGGCGCAGCCCAATGCTTCGCAAAACACTACGGGATCGGCTGGGGGGGTAATTACGGCCTACTCCGGAGATTTAACGCTGCTCAACGTCAGCAGCGGGCAATTTACCCTCGGCGGCGACTTGACCGCGAAAAGTCGTATCCATATCAGCGATACGGCGCAAAGCGACGACAGCTTTAAATTGTTCTTTACCGATGCGGCTAGCCATACGGTAACCAATCTCAATATGGGTACTTTCAGCTTTACATCGAACCATAAAGAAACGCTCGAAATCCGTATGGGCAGCAACCTCGACATTGTGCAAAATCGCACGTTGACCCTGAGCGGCGGGGACAACTCGATTAGCACGTTGATGCTGAGCGGCTATATGTACACAGGCGATAAACCGCTGGTGCTTAATCTGACCGTCGCCGCAGATTTTAGCGATAACCTGAAGACCATCATAGGCAGCGAATTTACCGATGAACGCCGTTATTACTCCGACATGAAGCTGTACCTCGTCGCAGAAAAAGGCGGCACCGGCGGCGGCGCTTTCTACAACACGCTAAACACGCTGGCCAATAAAGACGATTTCGCCCATGTCATTGCCGAACTTGCCGGCGACCAGTTAACGGTCGACCGCACCGGATTGACCGTCTATAAAGCCGACGTTAAGGGCAACACGACGCTGGATAGCGCCGGTGCGTTACATTTTACCGATAGCAAAATAGACAATATGGTCACGCTCAATACCGGCTATGCCAACAGCGTCATCTCCGTGGGAGAAACCGATAACCCATGGGTTTTCTCCAAGACAGGAGACAAGACCGCAACCTTGTACGGCAGCGCCACTACCCAAGCTGAATTACAAAATGCGTTCAGTGGCCTGAATGCGACGGACAATGCCCAAGCGCTGTTCTCGCAGGTTCTGGCGAAGATGACCAACGGCGCCAGCGCCAACAACCTGGCGGAAGTCGGATTGCTAAAGTTGGACAAATCGCTCTATGTCATCGTGGATAACAATCATAACCAAACGTTTGACGCCGATGATGTGGTGTTCTCGATCGGCAATCAGGATCCCTATTTGGCTGCCGTCTCTCTGCACTACCACTCGCCAGCCATTACCGTGAACGGTGTTGCGGCCGAAAACTCGCTGCCGGAGGCGTTTGCCTAA
- the pdxY gene encoding pyridoxal kinase PdxY encodes MKNILSIQSHVVFGHAGNSAAEFPMRRMGVNVWPLNTVQFSNHTQYGQWTGCVMPASHLTEIAQGIANIEQLQRCDAVLSGYIGSPEQGDHILEIVRQVKQANPNAWYFCDPVMGHPEKGCIVAPGVAEFHCRQALPCSDMMAPNLLELEMLSQMAVANVADAVQAARVLIAKGPRLVLVKHLARAGYHADCFEMLLVTADEAWHISRPLVDFGARQPVGVGDLTSGLLLVDLLKGEALDKALEHVTAAVYEVMLTTQEMGEYELQVVAAQDRIVQPLSEFKAVKL; translated from the coding sequence ATGAAAAACATTCTTTCTATCCAGTCGCACGTGGTGTTTGGTCACGCCGGCAACAGTGCGGCTGAATTCCCGATGCGCCGCATGGGTGTCAATGTCTGGCCGCTGAACACGGTGCAGTTCTCCAACCATACGCAATACGGCCAGTGGACCGGCTGCGTCATGCCTGCCAGCCACCTGACCGAGATCGCGCAGGGTATTGCCAATATCGAGCAGCTGCAACGCTGTGATGCGGTGCTGAGCGGTTATATCGGTTCGCCGGAGCAGGGTGACCATATTCTGGAGATTGTGCGTCAGGTTAAGCAGGCGAACCCGAATGCCTGGTATTTCTGCGATCCGGTGATGGGGCATCCTGAAAAGGGCTGCATCGTGGCGCCGGGCGTGGCCGAGTTTCACTGCCGCCAGGCGCTGCCGTGCAGCGACATGATGGCGCCGAACCTGCTGGAGTTGGAGATGCTGAGCCAGATGGCCGTCGCCAACGTGGCCGATGCGGTGCAGGCCGCCCGCGTGCTGATCGCCAAGGGGCCGCGGCTGGTGCTGGTCAAGCACCTGGCCCGCGCCGGCTATCACGCCGACTGCTTCGAAATGCTGTTGGTGACGGCGGACGAGGCCTGGCACATCAGCCGGCCGCTGGTGGACTTCGGCGCGCGTCAACCGGTTGGCGTCGGTGATTTGACCAGCGGTCTGCTGCTGGTGGATCTGCTGAAGGGCGAGGCGCTGGACAAAGCGCTGGAGCACGTGACCGCCGCCGTGTATGAGGTGATGCTGACCACGCAGGAGATGGGCGAATACGAACTGCAGGTGGTGGCGGCGCAGGATCGGATCGTGCAGCCGCTCAGCGAATTCAAAGCGGTAAAGCTGTAA
- the gstA gene encoding glutathione transferase GstA, whose translation MKLFYKAGACSLSPHIVLREAGLDFTAEKVDLAQKKTESGADYLAINPKGQVPALLLDDGSLLTEGVAIVQYLADRVPDRNLIPAAGTLSRYHAIEWLNYIATELHKGFSPLFNPKTPEEYQTIARAKLEQQFSYLDSVLAKQHFLLGSRFSVADAYLFTVLRWAFALQFDVRKHAHLAAWFDRVAARPAVDAALNAEGLK comes from the coding sequence ATGAAACTGTTCTATAAAGCCGGCGCCTGTTCGCTGTCCCCGCATATCGTGCTACGTGAGGCAGGGCTGGATTTTACGGCGGAGAAGGTCGATCTGGCGCAGAAGAAGACCGAGAGCGGCGCCGATTACCTCGCCATCAACCCCAAGGGACAGGTACCGGCGCTGCTGCTGGATGACGGCAGCCTGCTGACAGAAGGCGTGGCGATCGTGCAATACCTGGCGGACCGCGTGCCCGATCGCAACCTGATCCCGGCGGCGGGCACCCTGTCGCGCTACCACGCGATCGAATGGCTGAACTACATCGCCACCGAACTGCACAAAGGGTTCAGCCCGCTGTTCAACCCGAAAACGCCCGAGGAATACCAAACCATCGCGCGCGCCAAGCTGGAGCAGCAGTTCAGCTATCTGGATTCGGTGCTGGCGAAGCAGCACTTCCTGTTGGGAAGCCGTTTCAGCGTAGCCGACGCCTACCTGTTCACCGTGTTGCGTTGGGCGTTCGCCCTGCAGTTCGACGTGCGCAAGCACGCCCATCTGGCGGCCTGGTTCGATCGCGTTGCGGCGCGCCCGGCGGTAGATGCGGCGCTGAACGCCGAAGGATTGAAGTAA